CCCGCCGTATTTATCAGTTCTTTTGTTTGATAAAGGTGACAAGAATTCATGGATAAGGTAACCGTGAGCAGCATGGATTTCTAACGCGTCAAATCCAGCCTTTACTGCCCTTTTCCCTGCCTCAGCGAAAGCCTGAACAATTTTCTGTATCTCAGCCATAGTTAGTTCCTCTGGTACAGGGTAGCTGTCACTCCAATGCATGGCTGACGGAGCCACAATGTGTTTCCCCTCGACTTCGCATTTTCTACCAGCATGCCCCAGCTGAACACCTATTTTGCATTCAACGCTGTGCACAAAATCCACAATATGCTTCAATGGAGCAATTTGGTTATCATCCCAAAGCCCAAGATCATTAGCCGTGATGCGGCCTCTTTTCTCCACTGCGGTAGCTTCCTGAAGTATTAAACCCACCCCACCAACAGCCCTAGTAGAATAATGGACAAAATGCCAGTCAGTGGCTAACCCATCTTCACCTGCACAGTACATGCACATGGGAGACATCCCAATGCGATTCTTTAAACTAAGTCCCTTAATCTGCAAAGGGGTAAAAAGCTTGCTCATCATTTGCACCTCTTCCTTCATGCACTAAACGTGCGTATACCATTATTATGGTGCATAGCTTGCCACTTA
The genomic region above belongs to Coprothermobacter proteolyticus DSM 5265 and contains:
- the namA gene encoding NADPH dehydrogenase NamA; the encoded protein is MSKLFTPLQIKGLSLKNRIGMSPMCMYCAGEDGLATDWHFVHYSTRAVGGVGLILQEATAVEKRGRITANDLGLWDDNQIAPLKHIVDFVHSVECKIGVQLGHAGRKCEVEGKHIVAPSAMHWSDSYPVPEELTMAEIQKIVQAFAEAGKRAVKAGFDALEIHAAHGYLIHEFLSPLSNKRTDKYGGGIENRVRFLREVLEAVRSNVPEDMPIFMRVSATDYVEGGLDIDETIAIVNMVKDLVDVVDCSSGGLLSPRIDLYPGYQIGFAEAVKRETGVATAAVGLITSPEMAEEIIGNQRADLVLLGRVLLRQPYWPLYAAHFLKADVGYPKQYERGRYQ